Proteins found in one Pagrus major chromosome 20, Pma_NU_1.0 genomic segment:
- the myof gene encoding myoferlin isoform X3, producing MSQPSQVFDHSERGESQHISESAKGLPKKKIGNPDPVTSVIFKDEKKKTKSIDSEVNPVWNEVLEFDLKGTALDSSSYVDVIVKDYETIGKDKFLGSTKISLRELSTGQVRSLPSRNVPLVNESGQSIGATINLLIGYDPPPNAAPNLNDPQAGDATMDAGGGGEEGDETLPDGGQSGAAGVPSSSGQNANLRQRVARAQNRHRLVNKPQDFQIRVRIIEARQLSGNNVKPVVKVNVCGETHRTRIKRGNNPFFDEIFFYNVHMLPSDLFDKHISFRVYNSYSLRADSLMGEFKLDVGYIYDEPAHCVMRKWLLLNDPDDSSSGAKGYLKVSLFLVGTGDEPPVEKRESNDDQDDIESNLLLPAGVTLRWATLSLKVFRAEDIPQMDDAFVQTMKEIFGGDENKKNLVDPFLEARFAGRKLCTQIVEKNANPEWNQVLNLQVKFPSMCERVKLTVFDWDRLTGNDAIGTTYLNLAKIASSGGEIEEEHAGNGEMPSFEANTGQAEVGFLPVFGPCYVNLYGSPREFSGLPDPYEDLNYGKGEGVAYRGRIMVELSTKLEGKADKAVDSIHSDDILVAQKYQRRRKYCLCAVFHSASMIQEPGEPIQFEVSIGNYGNKLDTTCKPLASTTQYSCAVFDGNHYYYLPWSDTKPVVVVISFWEDISHRLDTVNIILYISHHLQSNLEAFKTAILAKVSDNQLVEVWLKLLNQLIEDLESFPTPELEGRSNLTALDIQIKKLRDSALTTIRDGARRMREEAREIRDTLSDIESWADKLKVLAEEPQNSIPDVIIWMLRGEKRVAYARIPAHQVLFSTYSEQACGQHCGKTQTVFLQYPMDKTKGQKVPVQVRVNMWLGLSAHEKKFNSFSEGTFSVFAEMYENQAEVFGKWGTTGLVGRHKFSDVTGKLKLKQEYFMPPRGWEWEGDWFIDPEKALLTEADAGHTEFMDEVFQNETRFPGGDWKAASEPFTDVNGEKSRNPGEFDCPPGWTWEDEWTVDDNRAVDDQGWEYGVTIPPDDKPRSWVPAEKVYHVHRRRRLVRPRKRAAGPAGATAERRDGGDPEGWEFSSLIGWKFHRKERSSDTFRRRRWRRKMAPEDRLGASAIFQLEGALGVDTDMKEKGSKADATKLFGANTPTVSCTFDRSHIYHLRVYVYQARNLASMDKDSFSDPYAHVSFLHLSKTTEKLRSTLNPTWDQTLIFNDVQIYGDPQNIAQQPPDVILEFYDNDQVGKDEMLGRSVCVPVVKLNPGMDQTPKLLWHPIIQKGQKAGEALVAAELILKDKSGESDLPLVPPKRAENLYMVPQGIRPVVQLTAVEILAWGLRNMKPYQLASVSSPSLVVECGGQRVETAVIKNMKKSPNFPSSVLFIKVLLPKDEMYTPPIVLKVIDHRPFGRKPVVGQCTITSLEQFRCDPYVITAEGAMSSKMALMMASPSKHVSITMEEKRQLLEAQEKETVDWWSKFYASTGDQERCGPYLKKGYDTLTVYDSELENVPEFKGLTDFCNTYKLLRGKNENGDEDPTVVGELKGSFKVYPLPDDPGVTPPPRQFRELPDSGPQECLVRIYVVRAVDLQPKDNNGRCDPYIKIALGRNTVDDRDHYLPNTTSPVFGRMFEMSCFLPQDKDLKISVYDYDLLTRDEKVGETVIDLENRFLSRHNSYCGLPQTYCISGINQWRDQLKPSQILENLARMKGLSKPRTEDNGTSLTFNGTQYTLAQFEDNKEIHQHLGEARERLCLHVLRKQGLVPEHVETRTLYSSFQPNLSQGSLQMWVDVFPKSIGIPGPPFVITPRKAKRYFLRAVVWNTTDVTLDETSITGEEMSDIYVKGWMPGMEEDKQKTDVHYRSLDGDGNFNWRFVFEFDFLPAEQLCLVSKKERFWSLDATEFRIPPKLIVQIWDNDKFSLDDYLGTLELDLRNLVAPAKTPEKCSLVMMDDVEIGAPHKTEQAKSLFAQQSVRGWWPCSIEKDGKKALGGKVEMTLEIVSEEHADERPAGKGRDEPNMNPKLDPPKRPETSFFWFTNPCKTMKFIVWRRFRCLFIGLIILIILVLFLAILLYSLPNYISMKIVKPLS from the exons attccTCGGTTCCACCAAAATCTCTTTGAGAGAGCTTTCCACTGGTCAAGTGAGATCATTACCATCCAGAAATGTTCCTCTGGTCAATGAAAGTGGACAGAGTATTGGA GCTACAATCAACCTTTTGATTGGCTATGATCCTCCCCCTAATGCTGCACCAAATCTCAACGACCCTCAAGCAGGAGATGCTACAATGGATGCTG gtggtggtggtgaggaggGTGATGAAACTCTACCAGATGGGGGCCAAAGTGGCGCTGCAGGCGTCCCCTCGTCCTCCGGTCAGAATGCTAACCTCCGCCAGCGGGTGGCCAGGGCACAGAATCGCCACCGACTCGTCAATAAACCTCAGGACTTCCAG ATTCGTGTCCGGATCATTGAGGCCCGGCAGTTGTCGGGCAACAACGTCAAACCAGTGGTGAAGGTCAATGTGTGTGGAGAGACCCACAGGACACGGATCAAGAGAGGAAACAACCCCTTCTTTGATGAG attttcttcTACAACGTCCACATGCTCCCATCTGATCTGTTTGATAAGCACATCAGCTTCCGG GTGTATAATTCCTACTCACTGAGGGCTGACAGTCTCATGGGGGAATTCAAG CTCGATGTTGGTTATATTTACGATGAACCAG CCCACTGTGTCATGAGGAAGTGGCTCCTGTTGAACGACCCCGATGACTCCAGCTCCGGGGCTAAAGGCTACCTCAAAGTCAGCCTCTTCCTAGTGGGGACTGGAGATGAGCCCCCG gtggagaagagagagtcAAATGACGACCAGGATGACATAGAGAGCAATCTGCTGCTGCCGGCTGGTGTGACCCTGCGATGGGCCACCCTGTCACTGAAGGTGTTCAGAGCTGAGGACATTCCTCAGA TGGATGATGCGTTCGTCCAGACCATGAAGGAAATTTTTGGAGGAGATGAAAATAAGAAGAACCTGGTGGATCCCTTCTTAGAGGCTCGCTTCGCCGGCAGAAAG CTGTGTACTCAGATCGTTGAGAAGAACGCGAACCCAGAGTGGAATCAAGTACTGAACCTCCAAGTAAAG TTCCCATCTATGTGTGAGCGTGTCAAACTGACGGTCTTTGATTG GGATCGTTTGACAGGAAATGATGCTATTGGCACCACGTACCTGAACCTGGCCAAGATTGCCTCCTCTGGTGGAGAGATAGAAG AGGAACATGCGGGAAATGGGGAAATGCCATCATTCGAAG CTAACACAGGACAGGCTGAAGTTGGTTTCCTGCCTGTCTTCGGTCCTTGCTATGTCAACCTGTACGGCAGCCCCAGAGAGTTCAGTGGCCTGCCAGACCCCTATGAGGATCTTAACTATGGCAAG GGAGAGGGCGTGGCGTACAGAGGCAGGATCATGGTCGAGCTGTCCACTAAGCTTGAGGGGAAAGCAGATAAAGCAGTAGACAGTATCCACAGTGATGACATCCTGGTGGCACAG AAgtaccagaggaggaggaagtactGTCTATGTGCAGTCTTCCACAGCGCCTCCATGATACAGGAACCAGGAGAGCCAATCCAGTTTGAGGTCAGCATCGGCAACTACGGGAACAAGTTGGACACCACCTGCAAACCGCTGGCCTCCACCACTCAGTATAGCTGTGCTGTGTTTGATG GTAACCACTACTATTACCTGCCCTGGTCGGACACTAAGCCGGTGGTTGTGGTGATCTCATTCTGGGAGGACATCAGCCACCGCCTGGACACTGTCAACATCATCCTCTACATTAGTCACCACCTG CAATCCAACCTGGAGGCATTTAAAACTGCCATCCTGGCGAAAGTCTCTGACAACCAACTTGTAGAGGTGTGGCTGAAGTTGCTCAACCAGCTGATCGAAGACCTAGAAAG TTTCCCAACACCGGAGCTTGAGGGACGCTCCAACCTGACAGCTCTGGACATCCAAATCAAGAAGTTGCGAGACAGCGCTTTGACCACCATCAGGGACGGGGCCAGACGCATGAGAGAGGAGGCCAGAGAGATCCGTGACACTCTGTCCGACATCGAGTCCTGGGCGGACAAACTTAAAGTGCTGGCTGAGGAG CCCCAGAACAGCATTCCTGACGTGATCATCTGGATGCTACGGGGTGAGAAGAGGGTGGCCTACGCCCGTATCCCCGCTCACCAAGTCCTCTTCTCCACGTACAGTGAGCAGGCCTGTGGACAACACTGTGGCAAGACACAGACTGTCTTTTTACAG TACCCCATGGACAAGACTAAGGGCCAGAAGGTGCCGGTTCAGGTTAGGGTCAACATGTGGCTGGGTCTGTCTGCACATGAGAAGAAGTTCAACTCCTTCTCTGAGGGAACCTTCAGCGTGTTTGCTGAAATG TATGAGAACCAGGCCGAGGTGTTTGGGAAGTGGGGGACCACAGGGCTGGTGGGGCGCCACAAATTCTCAGATGTAACGGGCAAACTGAAGCTGAAACAAGAGTACTTCATGCCACCGAGAGGATGGGAGTGGGAAGGTGACTGGTTCATTGACCCAGAGAAAGC TCTGTTAACAGAGGCAGACGCCGGTCACACTGAGTTCATGGACGAGGTGTTCCAAAACGAGACTCGCTTCCCTGGTGGAGATTGGAAGGCTGCCTCCGAGCCCTTTACTGATGTG AATGGAGAGAAGAGCCGTAACCCCGGAGAGTTTGATTGTCCTCCAGGTTGGACGTGGGAGGACGAGTGGACTGTGGATGACAACAGAGCCGTGGATGATCAAG GATGGGAGTATGGAGTCACCATTCCCCCAGATGACAAGCCTCGGTCGTGGGTCCCTGCAGAGAAGGTGTACCACGTCCACCGCAGGAGGAGGCTGGTTCGACCTCGCAAGAGAGCTGCAGGTCCTGCAGGAGCCACTGCAGAG AGGCGGGACGGAGGCGACCCCGAGGGCTGGGAATTCTCTtccctgattggctggaagTTCCACAGGAAGGAGCGTTCATCGGACACGTTCCGTCGAAGGCGCTGGAGGCGGAAGATGGCGCCAGAGGACCGGCTTGGAGCGTCGGCCATCTTCCAACTGGAGGGGGCGCTG GGTGTCGATACTGACATGAAAGAGAAAGGCTCCAAGGCCGATGCCACCAAGCTGTTTGGTGCCAACACGCCCACCGTGTCCTGCACCTTTGACA GGTCACATATATACCATCTGCGTGTTTACGTCTATCAGGCACGAAACTTGGCATCGATGGATAAAGACAGCTTTTCTG ATCCGTATGCACACGTCTCCTTCCTGCATCTTAGTAAGACAACAGAGAAGCTGCGTTCCACACTGAACCCGACCTGGGACCAAACTCTGATTTTCAACGATGTCCAGATTTATGGCGACCCCCAGAACATCGCTCAGCAGCCCCCTGATGTTATCCTGGAGTTCTACGACAATGACCAAGTG GGGAAGGATGAGATGCTGGGCCGCAGTGTCTGCGTACCAGTCGTGAAGTTGAACCCAGGTATGGATCAGACACCCAAACTGCTGTGGCACCCCATCATTCAGAAAGGTCAAAAGGCGGGGGAGGCACTGGTGGCCGCTGAACTCATCCTGAAAGACAAG TCTGGCGAGTCAGATCTTCCTCTGGTTCCCCCAAAGAGAGCAGAGAACCTCTACATGGTTCCCCAGGGCATCCGGCCAGTGGTGCAGCTCACTGCTGTGGAG atTCTAGCATGGGGCCTGAGGAACATGAAGCCGTACCAGCTGGCCTCAGTGTCTTCACCCAGCCTGGTGGTGGAGTGTGGCGGGCAGAGGGTGGAGACAGCCgtcatcaaaaacatgaagaagagCCCGAACTTCCCCAGTTCCGTCCTCTTCATCAAAGTG CTCCTTCCAAAGGATGAGATGTACACGCCTCCTATTGTGCTGAAGGTGATCGACCACCGTCCATTTGGCAGGAAGCCTGTGGTGGGTCAGTGCACCATCACATCTCTGGAGCAGTTCAGATGTGACCCATATGTCATCACTGCAGAGGGAGCCATGTCTTCCAAAA TGGCTCTGATGATGGCTTCTCCCTCCAAACACGTCTCCATTACAATGGAAGAGAAGAGACAACTGCTGGAGGCTCAG GAGAAAGAGACAGTTGATTGGTGGAGTAAATTCTATGCTTCAACTGGAGACCAGGAGAGATGTGGCCCTTACCTCAAAAAAGGATATGACACCCTCACG GTGTATGACAGCGAACTAGAGAATGTCCCAGAATTCAAAGGGCTGACTGATTTCTGCAACACCTACAAACTGCTGCGAGGCAAGAATGAAAATGGGGACGAGGACCCCACTGTGGTTGGAGAGTTGAAG GGTTCATTTAAGGTGTACCCCCTGCCAGACGACCCAGGTGTTACTCCTCCTCCCCGTCAGTTCAGAGAGCTGCCAGATAGTGGACCTCAGGAGTGTCTGGTCAGGATTTATGTGGTCAGGGCGGTAGACCTGCAGCCCAAAGACAACAATGGCAGA TGTGATCCGTACATCAAAATAGCACTGGGAAGGAATACTGTTGACGACAGAGACCATTACTTACCCAACACCACCAGCCCTGTGTTTGGAAG GATGTTTGAGATGTCGTGCTTCCTGCCCCAGGACAAGGACCTGAAAATCTCAGTCTATGACTATGATCTCCTGACCCGTGACGAGAAAGTCGGTGAGACAGTGATTGACCTGGAGAACCGCTTCCTGTCCCGACATAACTCCTACTGTGGCCTGCCACAAACCTACTGCAT TTCTGGTATCAACCAGTGGCGGGACCAGCTGAAGCCGTCTCAGATTCTGGAGAACCTGGCTCGTATGAAAGGCTTGTCCAAACCCAGGACTGAAGACAATGGCACATCACTCACCTTCAACGGCACACAGTACACGCTGGCTCAGTTCG AGGACAACAAGGAAATTCATCAGCATTTGGGTGAGGCCCGGGAACGACTCTGCCTGCACGTGCTCAGAAAACAGGGACTTGTACCTGAACATGTGGAGACCAGGACCCTGTACAGCTCCTTCCAGCCTAATCTCTCTCAG GGAAGCCTTCAGATGTGGGTGGATGTTTTCCCCAAATCCATTGGCATTCCTGGACCTCCGTTTGTAATCACACCACGCAAGGCTAAGAG GTACTTCCTGCGTGCAGTCGTCTGGAACACCACAGATGTGACCTTAGATGAGACCAGCATCACAGGAGAAGAAATGAGTGACATCTATGTCAAAGG CTGGATGCCAGGCATGGAGGAGGACAAGCAGAAGACTGATGTCCACTACAGGTCTCTGGACGGCGATGGCAACTTCAACTGGAGGTTTGTCTTCGAGTTCGACTTCCTTCCTGCCGAACAACTCTGCCTCGTGTCCAAGAAG GAGCGCTTCTGGAGTCTTGATGCAACAGAGTTCAGGATTCCCCCAAAGCTGATTGTTCAGATTTGGGATAACGACAAATTCTCATTGGACGACTACCTCG GCACACTGGAGCTGGATCTGCGTAACCTGGTTGCTCCTGCAAAGACCCCTGAGAAGTGTTCTCTGGTGATGATGGACGATGTGGAAATTGGAGCTCCACACAAGACGGAGCAAGCCAAGTCTCTGTTTGCTCAGCAGTCAGTCAGAGGCTGGTGGCCCTGTTCCATTGAAAAGGATGGAAAGAAGGCTCTGGGT GGAAAAGTGGAGATGACTCTGGAGATTGTGAGTGAAGAACATGCAGACGAGAGACCTGCAGGAAAAGGCAGAGACGAACCCAACATGAACCCAAAACTGGACCCTCCCAA ACGGCCAGAAACGTCCTTCTTCTGGTTCACCAACCCGTGTAAGACCATGAAGTTCATTGTGTGGCGAAGGTTCAGGTGCCTCTTCATCGgactcatcatcctcatcatatTGGTTCTCTTCCTCGCCATCCTGCTCTACTCTCTACCG AACTACATCTCAATGAAGATAGTGAAACCACTATCATAA